From the Rhodoferax sp. WC2427 genome, one window contains:
- the yidD gene encoding membrane protein insertion efficiency factor YidD — protein MMQSLLMGVVRGYRLLLSPWLGSACRFEPTCSVYALAVLERHGAAAGSYLTLRRLVRCHPWCDGGLDLPPHERPRLFSPLLSSSSHKKSS, from the coding sequence ATGATGCAATCCCTGTTGATGGGCGTGGTGCGCGGCTACCGTTTGCTGCTCAGCCCGTGGCTGGGTTCGGCCTGCCGTTTTGAGCCCACCTGCTCGGTGTACGCGCTGGCGGTGTTGGAGCGGCATGGCGCAGCAGCAGGTTCTTATTTGACGCTGCGCAGGCTGGTGCGCTGCCACCCCTGGTGCGACGGTGGGCTTGACCTGCCGCCGCACGAGCGTCCCCGGCTATTTTCTCCCTTGCTTTCCTCCTCTTCACATAAGAAGTCTTCATGA